One Henriciella litoralis genomic window carries:
- a CDS encoding acyl-CoA dehydrogenase family protein, protein MDFNLPGEDDPRRVKVRAWFEKNPNPTYAQLAEQGWTASNWPEPWGVSADAETQFIIDDEIVRAGLELPYTINAIALNQCGQSLLTHGTEEQRQKFLPGALACEDIWCMLFSEPSGGSDLGGLRTTAKRDGDHYIVNGHKIWTSVADEASVGVLVARTDASKPKHMGLSVFLIDMHSPGVTVNPIIDMSGNKNEYNEVFLDNVKIPADALLGREGDGWRIVMEQLQTERVGMTKPGVVWGMGPTARDLMDGLIKTGRISDPLLRDDAAKVYIEGEILRLLTFRNMTNRINGTPAGFEGSAGKMMSSPHGQRMADIAKRSQGASGMIRDPDVLPLPNKKWGMFSNWDYAYWFSPANTLGVGTQEVLLNVVAERVLGLPRDSDPTAKVPFSELSGGLAKAAE, encoded by the coding sequence GTGGACTTCAATTTGCCGGGAGAAGATGACCCGCGGCGCGTAAAGGTGCGGGCATGGTTCGAAAAGAACCCGAACCCGACCTATGCGCAGCTGGCCGAACAGGGCTGGACGGCGTCGAACTGGCCTGAGCCTTGGGGCGTTTCGGCTGATGCTGAGACGCAGTTTATCATCGATGATGAAATCGTGCGGGCAGGGCTTGAACTGCCTTATACGATCAATGCAATCGCGCTCAATCAGTGCGGCCAGTCTCTGCTGACCCATGGCACTGAAGAACAGCGGCAAAAGTTCCTGCCGGGCGCACTCGCCTGCGAGGACATCTGGTGCATGCTGTTCTCCGAGCCATCAGGTGGATCTGACCTCGGCGGTTTGCGCACGACGGCGAAGCGCGATGGTGACCATTACATCGTGAACGGTCACAAGATCTGGACCTCTGTCGCTGATGAAGCCTCGGTTGGCGTGCTGGTTGCGCGGACGGACGCGAGCAAGCCCAAGCATATGGGCCTCAGCGTGTTCCTGATCGACATGCACTCTCCCGGTGTGACGGTAAATCCGATCATCGACATGAGCGGCAACAAGAATGAGTACAACGAGGTCTTCCTGGACAACGTCAAAATTCCTGCTGACGCGCTTCTTGGGCGCGAAGGTGATGGTTGGCGGATCGTAATGGAGCAGCTCCAGACCGAGCGCGTCGGCATGACGAAGCCTGGTGTGGTATGGGGCATGGGCCCGACCGCGAGAGACCTCATGGATGGTCTCATCAAGACTGGACGCATCAGTGATCCGCTCCTGCGTGATGACGCCGCTAAGGTCTACATCGAGGGCGAGATCCTTCGCTTGCTGACCTTCCGGAACATGACCAATCGTATCAATGGTACGCCCGCTGGCTTTGAAGGTAGCGCCGGCAAGATGATGTCATCGCCGCATGGTCAGAGAATGGCTGATATCGCCAAGCGCTCGCAGGGCGCCAGCGGTATGATCCGCGACCCGGATGTGTTGCCACTGCCGAACAAGAAGTGGGGCATGTTCTCTAACTGGGACTACGCCTACTGGTTCAGTCCAGCAAACACGCTCGGTGTCGGTACGCAGGAAGTGCTCCTCAACGTGGTCGCTGAACGTGTCCTGGGACTTCCGCGCGATTCCGACCCAACCGCAAAAGTGCCGTTCTCGGAGCTTTCCGGCGGTCTGGCCAAAGCAGCTGAATAG
- a CDS encoding vWA domain-containing protein: protein MIEGKSVPLAEGPLAGFLAALRHAGLTISPASSIDAYEAVAAVGYRDRETLRDALCVTLAKSQIDEVRLEQCFDRFFSHHVETSDRAAKPRETAPTSGGGFAQLMLTGDSVMVDAQIAKAARTVGVRQVQYGFQRNILVGRILRELGMPDWDRDVAQLVDTGDDEDLAEWQATRNAVISKVKAVVDRQIDLYASNAAQQIREERLADMDIAAIRPEDRQTAIKLVRKMAKALASQHSRRRKRARRGQLDMRKTIRQAMPHEGIPFQLYWKQKSVDRPKFIVLCDVSRSVVNAAQFLLVLMYSLNEVVDQLHAFAFSDRLEDVGRLLDGDDIDVAIEQVLRKVGFGSTSYGDAFAQFDEKYMHLVDRHTSVIILGDGRNNYGDPQLDILDRIRRKSRRVVWLNPEAERSWGTGDSEMPAYQRFSSMARTCGSLNELQAVIGDMLRAPP, encoded by the coding sequence GTGATCGAAGGTAAGTCCGTCCCGCTGGCGGAAGGTCCGCTGGCCGGATTTCTGGCAGCGCTCAGGCATGCCGGACTTACGATCTCTCCTGCTTCAAGTATCGATGCCTACGAAGCCGTTGCGGCCGTTGGATATAGAGACCGGGAGACGCTCAGGGACGCGCTTTGTGTCACGCTTGCCAAATCACAGATCGATGAGGTGAGGTTGGAGCAGTGCTTTGACCGGTTCTTTAGCCATCATGTGGAGACAAGCGACCGCGCGGCTAAACCGCGAGAGACCGCGCCCACGTCCGGTGGCGGCTTTGCTCAGCTCATGTTGACTGGCGATTCCGTGATGGTGGATGCCCAGATTGCGAAGGCCGCTCGAACGGTCGGTGTTCGTCAGGTCCAATACGGGTTTCAGCGAAATATCCTTGTTGGCCGCATTCTGCGTGAGCTTGGCATGCCTGACTGGGACCGGGACGTGGCGCAGCTTGTAGATACCGGCGACGATGAAGATCTCGCTGAATGGCAGGCTACGCGCAATGCGGTCATCAGCAAGGTCAAGGCGGTCGTGGACCGCCAGATTGACCTCTATGCCTCCAACGCGGCCCAGCAGATCAGGGAGGAGCGGCTGGCGGACATGGATATTGCCGCCATTCGTCCGGAAGACAGGCAGACCGCTATCAAGCTCGTCCGAAAGATGGCCAAGGCGCTGGCGTCCCAGCATTCACGCCGCCGGAAGCGGGCACGTCGTGGCCAGCTCGACATGCGCAAGACCATCCGCCAGGCGATGCCCCATGAGGGCATTCCGTTTCAGCTCTATTGGAAGCAAAAGAGCGTGGACCGTCCGAAATTCATCGTTCTCTGCGACGTCTCCCGCTCGGTGGTGAACGCTGCCCAGTTTCTCCTGGTGTTGATGTACAGTCTCAACGAAGTCGTTGATCAGCTTCACGCTTTCGCCTTTTCGGATCGCCTCGAAGATGTCGGCCGTTTGTTGGACGGCGACGACATTGATGTCGCGATTGAGCAGGTTTTACGGAAAGTTGGTTTTGGTTCGACCAGCTATGGCGATGCTTTTGCCCAGTTTGATGAGAAATACATGCATCTGGTCGATCGCCATACGTCGGTGATCATTCTTGGCGATGGGCGCAACAATTATGGTGACCCTCAGCTTGATATTCTCGACCGGATCAGGCGGAAGTCGCGCCGGGTTGTCTGGCTGAATCCGGAAGCGGAACGCAGCTGGGGAACGGGCGACTCCGAAATGCCAGCTTATCAGCGCTTCAGTTCGATGGCGCGGACTTGCGGGTCACTTAACGAGTTGCAGGCCGTCATTGGCGATATGCTGCGCGCACCACCATGA
- a CDS encoding AAA family ATPase codes for MADLEASDAPVDALVSGLEGFGYVASRRIATALYLSLRLKKPILVEGAAGVGKTELALSTSQLLGLPLIRMQCYEGLDESRVLYEWKYAKQLLYTQLLKERVGDLLEDAPSMDDAMARLRGVGDMFFSEDFLQPRPLLQSLMSDDGCVLLIDEVDKTDEAFEALLLETLSAYQVSLPEIGVIKASTPPIVFLTSNNIRELGDALKRRCIHLSIPLPSAELESRIVEKRLPDIASQLRGELVAFVQELRHMKLRKPPSISETVEWAQSLLILHVEELGVDVVRETLNVLLKFESDIDAVEAQAGDLVRRAKATR; via the coding sequence ATGGCCGACCTGGAGGCCTCGGACGCGCCGGTGGACGCGCTTGTGTCCGGCCTAGAAGGCTTCGGCTATGTTGCCTCCCGCCGGATCGCGACTGCGCTTTACCTCAGTCTCCGGCTAAAAAAGCCGATCCTCGTTGAAGGGGCTGCCGGCGTCGGAAAGACCGAACTTGCCCTATCGACTTCGCAATTGCTGGGTCTGCCGCTCATTCGCATGCAGTGCTATGAAGGGCTGGATGAATCCCGCGTCCTTTATGAATGGAAATATGCCAAGCAGCTGCTTTACACCCAGCTGCTGAAGGAGCGTGTCGGCGATCTGCTTGAGGATGCGCCGAGCATGGACGACGCGATGGCGCGGTTGCGGGGCGTGGGCGACATGTTCTTCTCCGAAGACTTTCTCCAGCCACGTCCTTTGCTTCAATCATTGATGTCAGACGATGGGTGTGTCCTCTTGATCGATGAAGTCGACAAGACGGACGAGGCTTTCGAGGCGCTCCTGCTGGAAACACTGTCTGCCTATCAGGTCTCTCTTCCTGAAATCGGCGTGATCAAAGCCAGCACACCTCCGATCGTTTTCCTGACATCGAATAATATTCGCGAGCTTGGCGACGCGTTGAAGCGGCGTTGCATTCATCTGAGCATCCCGTTGCCGTCTGCAGAACTGGAGAGCCGGATCGTTGAGAAGCGACTGCCCGACATTGCCAGTCAGCTACGAGGAGAGCTCGTGGCTTTTGTTCAGGAGCTTCGCCACATGAAGCTGCGCAAGCCGCCGTCCATATCGGAAACGGTCGAATGGGCGCAGTCGCTTCTGATCCTGCATGTCGAAGAACTGGGTGTCGACGTCGTGCGCGAAACGCTCAATGTGCTTCTGAAGTTCGAGAGCGATATTGATGCGGTCGAGGCGCAGGCTGGTGACCTGGTGCGGCGTGCGAAGGCGACGCGGTGA
- a CDS encoding acyl-CoA dehydrogenase family protein encodes MLDTGKRTIFDEEHEMFRDAVRKFYAKEIVPNLERWEEAGVVEPSVMKKLGDAGFLCPTVPEAYGGLGLDFRYNAVVAEENSYADSMVMVTLQSDVVVEYLVHYGSEEQKQTWLPRCVSGETILAIAMTEPGAGSDLQSIRTTAVRDGDDYIINGAKTYISAGQTCTLAVVVAKTDPSKGAKGISLFLVESDRPGFKRGRNLDKIGQHAADTSELFFDNVRVPATNMLGEENRGFIYLVSQLPQERLSIAISSQAMAQRAFDEAVRFTKERSAFGKKVFEFQNTRFTLADLKSRLQVGWAHLDWALARHIKKELTADEAAAAKLFHTELLWEVCDASLQLHGGAGYMNEYLIARIWRDARVMRIFGGSSEIMKELMSRSI; translated from the coding sequence ATGCTCGATACCGGCAAACGCACGATATTTGATGAAGAACACGAGATGTTCCGCGATGCCGTGCGGAAATTCTACGCAAAGGAAATCGTACCGAACCTTGAGCGGTGGGAGGAGGCCGGGGTTGTCGAACCGTCGGTCATGAAGAAGCTTGGCGATGCCGGTTTCCTCTGCCCGACCGTGCCGGAAGCCTATGGCGGCCTTGGGCTCGACTTTCGCTACAACGCCGTGGTCGCGGAAGAGAACTCGTATGCCGACTCGATGGTGATGGTGACGCTCCAGTCGGACGTCGTCGTCGAGTATCTGGTCCATTACGGGTCTGAAGAGCAGAAACAGACATGGTTGCCCCGCTGCGTCAGCGGCGAAACGATCCTGGCCATCGCCATGACGGAACCGGGGGCCGGTTCTGATCTCCAGAGCATCAGGACGACGGCAGTTCGCGATGGCGACGACTACATCATCAATGGTGCCAAGACCTACATCTCGGCTGGCCAGACATGTACTCTGGCCGTCGTGGTCGCGAAGACGGACCCCAGCAAGGGGGCCAAGGGCATCTCGCTCTTTCTTGTTGAGTCCGACCGTCCCGGTTTCAAGCGGGGGCGCAACCTCGACAAGATCGGGCAGCACGCGGCCGACACGTCGGAGCTGTTCTTTGACAATGTCCGGGTGCCCGCCACGAACATGCTTGGCGAAGAGAATAGGGGCTTCATCTATCTGGTGAGCCAGCTTCCCCAGGAGCGGCTGAGTATCGCCATTTCCTCCCAGGCCATGGCGCAACGGGCCTTTGATGAAGCCGTGCGTTTCACCAAGGAGCGGTCGGCCTTCGGTAAGAAGGTCTTCGAGTTCCAGAATACGCGGTTCACGCTTGCCGATCTCAAGTCGCGCCTGCAGGTAGGCTGGGCGCATCTCGACTGGGCGCTGGCGCGGCACATCAAAAAAGAACTGACAGCCGACGAGGCCGCAGCGGCCAAGCTCTTCCACACGGAATTGCTATGGGAAGTCTGTGACGCGTCGCTTCAGCTGCATGGCGGCGCAGGATATATGAATGAGTATCTGATCGCCCGTATCTGGCGCGACGCGCGTGTTATGCGTATCTTTGGCGGCTCGTCGGAAATCATGAAGGAGCTGATGAGCCGCTCGATCTAG
- a CDS encoding alpha/beta fold hydrolase — protein MFDAPYESKFVDDPKGKVHYLDTGEGEVVFLIQGGGPGAYGYSNYRRNIGPLADQGRRIITMDLPGFGKSDKRRGYEGLFDPMAEAVLDIMDHEGIEKASFVGNSLGGGTSLRFALDNPDRTHKLMLMGPGGSIPMTSTFPTEGLSRMLTFYDGEGPTIEKLRKVVELLVYDPSEISDDLLEERLKTAMAPQTMQDPPLRGQAANPRNDLWRERLDELPHPTLILWGREDRVLPLDAAFILLKTIPNADLHVFSKCGHWCQWERADEFNHIIGSFLDRPY, from the coding sequence ATGTTTGACGCACCATACGAAAGCAAGTTTGTCGACGATCCAAAAGGCAAGGTTCACTATCTCGATACGGGGGAGGGCGAAGTTGTCTTCCTGATCCAGGGCGGTGGCCCCGGTGCGTATGGCTACAGCAATTATCGCCGTAATATCGGCCCGCTTGCTGATCAGGGGCGGCGCATCATCACGATGGACTTGCCGGGCTTTGGCAAGTCGGACAAGCGCAGGGGCTATGAGGGCCTGTTTGATCCGATGGCCGAGGCGGTTCTCGACATCATGGATCATGAAGGGATCGAGAAAGCGAGTTTCGTTGGCAACTCTCTTGGCGGCGGGACGTCCCTGCGGTTTGCGCTCGATAACCCGGATCGTACCCACAAGCTGATGCTCATGGGCCCAGGTGGCAGCATTCCGATGACGTCGACATTCCCGACGGAAGGGCTCAGCCGTATGCTGACCTTCTACGACGGTGAAGGCCCGACCATAGAGAAGCTGCGCAAGGTCGTGGAGCTGCTCGTCTACGATCCGTCCGAGATTTCAGATGATCTGCTGGAAGAGCGCCTCAAGACCGCGATGGCCCCTCAGACGATGCAGGATCCGCCACTGCGCGGCCAGGCTGCCAATCCGCGCAATGATTTGTGGCGTGAGCGCCTCGATGAGCTGCCTCACCCGACGCTGATCCTATGGGGCCGCGAAGACCGCGTTCTGCCGCTGGACGCCGCTTTCATCCTTCTGAAAACGATCCCGAACGCAGACCTGCACGTCTTCTCCAAGTGCGGTCACTGGTGCCAGTGGGAGCGCGCGGACGAGTTCAACCACATTATTGGGTCGTTCCTCGATCGTCCTTACTGA
- a CDS encoding VOC family protein, translating into MSEDLRFRRLGYLALNVSDLARSSAFYENVVGLEPAGGSDGQRFFRCSDKHHDIALVEGGEPGIKRIGWEMESPKALVALREHFSTLGLNPKPVSNAEAAELGIHEAFRISDPVFGATMEFFASMDTAADDYKPTHTKIARLGHVVLAGPDLKAAEDFFMGEMNFRASDRIEGAVVHMRCFPNPLHHSFGVGRAAAPQLHHINFMVTDIDDIGRANVRMKREGVPIVYGPGRHPQSESMFFYFLDPDGMTLEYSFGMEEFPETDARPPRMFPMTVESADHWGGIPEPDFAKVGVIERLEPVG; encoded by the coding sequence ATGTCCGAAGATTTGAGATTCCGCAGGCTGGGATATCTGGCCCTGAATGTGAGCGACCTGGCTCGCTCCAGTGCCTTTTATGAAAACGTCGTTGGACTTGAGCCGGCCGGTGGTAGCGACGGGCAGCGCTTTTTTCGGTGCAGTGACAAGCATCACGACATCGCCCTCGTGGAGGGCGGCGAACCAGGCATCAAGCGGATTGGATGGGAGATGGAGAGTCCCAAGGCGCTCGTCGCTCTGCGTGAACACTTCAGCACGCTCGGCCTCAATCCCAAGCCGGTTTCGAATGCCGAGGCTGCGGAGCTCGGAATTCACGAGGCTTTCCGCATATCCGACCCGGTGTTTGGCGCGACCATGGAGTTTTTTGCGTCGATGGACACTGCTGCAGACGACTATAAGCCGACGCACACGAAGATTGCGCGCCTCGGTCATGTCGTTCTGGCGGGGCCTGACCTCAAAGCTGCAGAAGATTTCTTCATGGGCGAGATGAACTTCCGCGCATCCGACCGGATCGAGGGCGCGGTCGTGCACATGCGCTGCTTTCCAAACCCGCTCCACCATTCCTTCGGCGTCGGAAGGGCAGCTGCACCGCAGCTCCACCACATCAATTTCATGGTGACGGACATCGACGATATCGGCCGCGCCAACGTTCGAATGAAACGCGAAGGCGTGCCGATCGTGTACGGACCGGGACGGCACCCGCAGTCGGAATCAATGTTCTTCTACTTTCTCGATCCGGACGGGATGACGCTGGAATACAGTTTCGGAATGGAAGAGTTCCCCGAAACCGATGCGCGCCCGCCGCGAATGTTCCCGATGACGGTTGAATCGGCGGACCATTGGGGCGGTATTCCCGAGCCCGATTTCGCCAAAGTCGGCGTTATCGAACGCCTTGAGCCTGTCGGCTGA
- a CDS encoding enoyl-CoA hydratase-related protein produces the protein MAELISTEVTDGILTITLNRPNALNSLNAAACFELSDIFDRFDQDDSQRVAIITGAGDKAFCAGHDLIEDFDEPMPETGWAGLSHRSGLNKPLIAAVNGFALGGGWELAMLCDVVVADPRASFGLPEPKVGFAALGGGARLLPHRVPYHIAMGLLLTGRSMPAEDAARLGLVNEVSAPGKVLETARQWADDMLSCAPLALQMSKQLALASADPASLREPLQKMEVELTNELIKSKDAWEGMAAFAEKRAPVWTGK, from the coding sequence ATGGCAGAGCTTATCAGCACAGAGGTCACAGACGGCATCCTGACCATAACGCTGAACAGGCCTAATGCCCTCAACAGCTTGAATGCTGCGGCCTGTTTCGAACTCTCAGACATCTTTGATCGCTTTGATCAGGACGACAGCCAACGGGTTGCCATCATTACGGGGGCTGGAGACAAAGCATTCTGCGCCGGTCATGACTTGATTGAAGACTTTGACGAGCCGATGCCCGAAACCGGCTGGGCCGGGCTGTCTCATCGGTCTGGCCTGAACAAGCCACTCATTGCCGCGGTCAACGGCTTTGCACTCGGCGGCGGATGGGAGCTTGCGATGCTATGTGACGTGGTCGTCGCGGACCCGCGTGCAAGCTTCGGCCTGCCAGAGCCGAAGGTCGGCTTTGCAGCCCTCGGCGGCGGCGCAAGACTGCTTCCACACCGCGTTCCCTATCATATCGCAATGGGCCTCTTGCTGACCGGCCGAAGCATGCCAGCTGAAGATGCTGCTCGCCTCGGCCTCGTCAACGAAGTCTCCGCGCCAGGCAAAGTCCTTGAAACGGCCCGGCAGTGGGCAGATGACATGCTCTCCTGCGCACCACTGGCTCTCCAGATGTCGAAGCAGCTCGCGCTTGCCTCCGCTGATCCAGCGTCCCTGCGGGAGCCCCTGCAGAAGATGGAAGTCGAACTGACAAACGAACTTATCAAGAGCAAGGACGCCTGGGAGGGCATGGCGGC